One genomic region from Sorangium aterium encodes:
- a CDS encoding serine/threonine-protein kinase, whose amino-acid sequence MNETAEGRAVMDKYRLERRLGGGGMGDLWLGFDIKLRRRVVIKFIRSFAATEPELIARFEREARASARVRSPYVIETYDYGVDRGCAFIVMEYLEGEDLNRRLEREERIPLAQATTLFTQLGKALDAIHAAGVIHRDLKPGNIFITSSAGDDLVKVLDFGVAKSSCSRDRITKTGMVLGTPRYMSPEQTMAPRQVDYRSDLWSMAVILYRAITGQCPFAGANINELVRHICQTSFPKASELAPELPPGIDAFFARTFEFEPEARFQSGKEMMEAFSAIVQAPASLPSSESLRAIPVPPPSERSAIVKRSAIGAVAAPLRCAMDDQTTMAAMLATPANDLGSTTATDAAVEPASASCDRQSEVVLDSRVLPPLRVPWMVAVGLLIAAACVVGHSVAQGAPWSLEAAESPAPMGP is encoded by the coding sequence ATGAACGAGACTGCTGAAGGTCGTGCCGTGATGGACAAGTACCGTCTCGAGCGCAGGCTCGGAGGCGGTGGGATGGGTGATCTGTGGCTGGGCTTCGATATCAAGCTCAGGAGGCGGGTCGTCATCAAGTTCATCCGCAGCTTCGCGGCGACGGAGCCCGAGCTCATCGCCCGCTTCGAGCGCGAGGCCCGCGCGTCCGCGCGAGTCCGGAGCCCCTACGTCATCGAGACCTACGATTACGGCGTCGACCGCGGCTGCGCGTTCATCGTGATGGAGTACCTCGAGGGAGAGGACCTGAATCGCCGCCTCGAACGCGAGGAGCGGATCCCGCTCGCGCAGGCGACGACCTTGTTCACGCAGCTCGGCAAGGCCCTCGACGCGATCCACGCCGCGGGGGTGATCCACCGGGATCTGAAGCCGGGGAACATCTTCATCACGTCTTCGGCCGGCGACGATCTGGTCAAGGTCCTCGATTTCGGCGTCGCGAAGTCGTCCTGCTCTCGCGATCGGATCACGAAGACGGGCATGGTCCTCGGGACGCCGAGGTACATGAGCCCCGAGCAGACCATGGCGCCCAGGCAGGTCGATTACAGGAGCGATCTCTGGTCGATGGCGGTGATCCTTTACCGCGCGATCACCGGCCAGTGTCCTTTCGCGGGCGCCAACATCAATGAGCTGGTCAGGCACATCTGCCAGACGTCGTTCCCGAAGGCGTCCGAGCTCGCGCCGGAGCTCCCGCCCGGGATCGACGCGTTCTTCGCCCGGACGTTCGAGTTCGAGCCCGAGGCGCGGTTCCAGTCGGGCAAGGAGATGATGGAAGCGTTCTCCGCGATCGTGCAGGCGCCGGCCTCCCTGCCGTCGTCGGAGTCGCTGCGCGCGATCCCGGTCCCGCCGCCGTCCGAGCGGAGCGCCATCGTGAAGCGGAGCGCGATTGGCGCGGTCGCGGCCCCGCTCCGCTGCGCGATGGATGATCAGACGACCATGGCCGCGATGCTGGCGACGCCGGCGAACGATCTCGGCAGCACCACGGCGACGGACGCGGCCGTCGAGCCCGCCTCCGCCTCGTGCGACCGGCAGAGCGAGGTCGTGCTGGACAGCCGCGTCCTTCCGCCGCTGCGGGTCCCCTGGATGGTCGCCGTCGGCCTGCTCATCGCGGCCGCCTGCGTCGTTGGCCACAGCGTGGCTCAGGGCGCGCCGTGGTCGCTCGAGGCCGCGGAGAGCCCGGCGCCCATGGGACCTTGA
- a CDS encoding acyl-CoA dehydrogenase family protein, whose amino-acid sequence MPPTIEQSFMKALFHGIIAEDIIFPYPEMPAEDRETTSMMLDSVRRFFASSVDSGRIDREHAIDPDLLAEMKRLGLMGLQIQAEHGGVNLSNMAYARVMQEIGGLDASIAVTLGAHQSIGFKAIQLFGTEEQKQRYLPKLATGEWMAAFALTEPGAGSDAAAIRTRAEMSADGSYYTLNGSKIWITNGGFADVFTVFARTSALEEGNKPKLTAFIVERSMGVKNGPNEQKLGIRGSSTTELFFDDVRVPRENVLGEVGKGFKVAVEVLNNGRLGLSAGCVGACNTLIRMALDRVQERRAFGRSIGDFGLIKDKIATMLAHTYALESITYLTASLVDAKVPDFSIESAICKVMGSETLWFVVNETLQIAAGIGYMEEYPYERHLRDARINMIFEGTNEILRCFMALSGMSGPGKALADVAKAMREPIKGFGLLSDFALRKARSVLGRERMSKAHPLLSREAVIFEDCTAELATHSEDMLRKHGREIAEMQYAQRRIAEMAIDLYCMAACISRTTRAIERRGEDGARREIDLTTVFTGMAQKRLRQHVADFQKNDDELRKAIAVRAYADRAYPFDIL is encoded by the coding sequence ATGCCTCCCACGATCGAGCAGAGCTTCATGAAGGCCCTCTTCCACGGCATCATCGCCGAGGACATCATCTTCCCGTATCCCGAGATGCCGGCGGAGGACCGGGAGACGACGTCGATGATGCTCGACAGCGTGCGGCGGTTCTTCGCGTCGAGCGTCGACAGCGGCCGGATCGACAGGGAGCACGCCATCGATCCGGACCTCCTGGCCGAGATGAAGAGGCTCGGCCTGATGGGCCTGCAGATCCAGGCCGAGCACGGCGGCGTCAACCTCAGCAACATGGCGTATGCGCGCGTGATGCAGGAGATCGGCGGGCTCGACGCGTCGATCGCCGTCACCCTCGGCGCGCACCAGTCGATCGGCTTCAAGGCGATCCAGCTCTTCGGGACGGAGGAGCAGAAGCAGCGGTATCTCCCGAAGCTCGCGACCGGCGAGTGGATGGCGGCCTTCGCCCTGACGGAGCCGGGCGCCGGCTCCGACGCCGCGGCGATCAGGACGCGCGCCGAGATGTCGGCCGACGGCTCGTACTACACGCTGAACGGGTCGAAGATCTGGATCACGAACGGAGGCTTCGCCGACGTCTTCACGGTGTTCGCCCGGACCTCGGCGCTCGAGGAGGGGAACAAGCCGAAGCTCACCGCCTTCATCGTGGAGCGGAGCATGGGCGTGAAGAACGGGCCGAACGAGCAGAAGCTCGGGATCCGCGGCTCGTCGACGACGGAGCTCTTCTTCGACGACGTGAGGGTGCCGCGCGAGAACGTGCTGGGCGAGGTCGGCAAGGGCTTCAAGGTCGCCGTCGAGGTGCTCAACAACGGGCGCCTCGGGCTCTCGGCGGGGTGCGTGGGCGCGTGCAACACGCTGATCCGGATGGCGCTCGACCGGGTCCAGGAGCGGCGCGCGTTCGGCCGGAGCATCGGCGACTTCGGGCTCATCAAGGACAAGATCGCGACGATGCTCGCGCACACGTATGCGCTCGAGTCCATCACGTACCTGACGGCGAGCCTCGTCGACGCCAAGGTCCCCGACTTCTCGATCGAGAGCGCGATCTGCAAGGTCATGGGGAGCGAGACCCTCTGGTTCGTCGTCAACGAGACGCTCCAGATCGCGGCCGGCATCGGCTACATGGAGGAGTACCCCTACGAGCGCCACCTGCGCGACGCTCGGATCAACATGATCTTCGAGGGGACGAACGAGATCCTGCGCTGTTTCATGGCGCTCTCCGGGATGAGCGGCCCGGGCAAGGCGCTCGCGGACGTCGCGAAGGCGATGCGAGAGCCCATCAAGGGCTTCGGGCTGCTCAGCGATTTCGCGCTCCGCAAGGCGCGGTCGGTGCTCGGGCGCGAGCGGATGTCGAAGGCGCACCCGCTGCTCAGCCGGGAGGCGGTGATCTTCGAGGACTGCACCGCCGAGCTCGCCACCCACAGCGAGGACATGCTCCGGAAGCACGGGCGGGAGATCGCGGAGATGCAGTATGCGCAGCGCCGCATCGCGGAGATGGCCATCGATCTCTACTGCATGGCCGCGTGCATCTCGCGCACGACCCGGGCCATCGAGCGGCGCGGGGAGGACGGCGCGCGGCGGGAGATCGATCTCACGACCGTGTTCACCGGCATGGCGCAGAAGCGGCTGCGGCAGCACGTCGCCGACTTCCAGAAGAACGACGACGAGCTGCGCAAGGCCATCGCGGTGCGAGCGTATGCGGATCGCGCCTACCCCTTCGACATCCTGTAA
- a CDS encoding ComEA family DNA-binding protein has translation MQTTSKGTGSHAGPSDAVQDDEGCRPWRERALAALRDSAWTALGGKVAAYVAGFFALALVGSGHALSLLPARPANPGSPADPTAGLAMVAGDPAPLGSTGSPPPQATSEPAANAGAAAVEPPPPSDGGTGAPAGVTADGKVVLNLATEADLMRLPGVGPAKAAAILALRAKLKRFRKVDDLLRVKGLGRRSLKRLRPLVLVDPP, from the coding sequence ATGCAAACGACATCGAAGGGGACAGGCTCGCACGCCGGGCCGTCGGATGCAGTGCAGGACGACGAGGGGTGTCGCCCGTGGCGAGAGCGAGCGCTGGCAGCGCTGAGGGACTCGGCCTGGACCGCGCTGGGCGGCAAGGTCGCGGCCTACGTTGCGGGGTTCTTCGCGCTGGCGCTCGTGGGCTCCGGGCATGCGCTGAGCCTGCTCCCGGCCCGCCCGGCCAACCCGGGCAGCCCGGCAGACCCGACCGCAGGGCTGGCGATGGTCGCCGGCGATCCAGCGCCGCTCGGCTCCACCGGAAGCCCCCCGCCCCAGGCCACCTCCGAGCCGGCCGCCAATGCGGGGGCTGCAGCGGTAGAGCCGCCGCCGCCCAGCGATGGCGGGACGGGCGCTCCCGCTGGCGTGACCGCAGACGGAAAGGTCGTGCTGAACCTCGCGACCGAGGCGGACCTCATGCGCCTTCCGGGCGTCGGTCCAGCGAAGGCGGCCGCGATCCTGGCGCTCCGCGCCAAGCTCAAGCGCTTCCGGAAGGTCGATGACCTGCTCCGGGTCAAGGGGCTGGGCCGGCGGTCGCTGAAGCGGCTGAGACCGCTCGTGCTCGTCGATCCGCCTTGA
- a CDS encoding CdaR family protein has protein sequence MTLAGIREALRSALLDNLGLKLLSITFALCLYAFIHGAENAQRTLMLSVVSILPPESSNRQLMTQIPNEVAVTVRGSRTQLDDLRAESLGTLRLDLRNGTVTHIDLDASMFHVPAGLMVEQMYPSTIELGWDDVVTRAIPVHVPRTGDAAQGFLVKGMISVEPPMVSARGPRSVVDVMQLARTAPFDISGLTEGTYQRQLALERPPKLVTYSFESVMATLEIGRELATRTFERKVEVIGIPRATVAPAVVQVRITGTPEDVGAVNADAIVARVEPKAANLDLSQPGSDFLDVLVDVPRVTAEVNPSKVMVKW, from the coding sequence ATGACGCTTGCCGGCATCCGCGAGGCGCTCCGCTCGGCGCTGCTCGACAACCTCGGCCTCAAGCTGCTCTCGATCACCTTCGCGCTGTGCCTCTACGCCTTCATCCACGGCGCGGAGAACGCGCAGCGCACGCTCATGCTCAGCGTCGTCTCGATCCTCCCGCCCGAGTCGAGCAACCGGCAGCTCATGACCCAGATCCCGAACGAGGTGGCGGTCACGGTGCGGGGCTCCCGGACGCAGCTCGACGATCTGCGCGCCGAGAGCCTCGGGACGCTGCGGCTCGATCTCCGTAACGGCACGGTGACGCACATCGATCTCGACGCCTCGATGTTCCACGTGCCGGCCGGGCTGATGGTCGAGCAGATGTACCCGTCGACGATCGAGCTTGGCTGGGACGACGTCGTCACCCGGGCCATCCCGGTGCACGTACCCCGCACCGGGGACGCCGCGCAGGGGTTCCTCGTGAAGGGGATGATCTCGGTCGAGCCGCCGATGGTCAGCGCCCGCGGCCCGCGCTCGGTCGTCGACGTGATGCAGCTCGCGCGCACCGCGCCGTTCGACATCAGCGGCCTCACGGAGGGCACCTACCAGCGGCAGCTGGCGCTCGAGCGGCCGCCGAAGCTCGTGACGTACAGCTTCGAGAGCGTGATGGCGACGCTGGAGATCGGGCGCGAGCTCGCCACGCGGACGTTCGAGCGCAAGGTCGAGGTGATCGGCATCCCGCGCGCGACGGTCGCGCCGGCCGTCGTGCAGGTGCGGATCACGGGGACGCCGGAGGACGTGGGCGCCGTCAACGCCGACGCCATTGTGGCGCGCGTGGAGCCCAAGGCGGCGAACCTCGATCTGAGCCAGCCGGGCAGCGACTTCCTCGACGTGCTCGTCGACGTTCCGCGCGTCACCGCGGAGGTCAACCCGTCGAAGGTCATGGTGAAGTGGTGA
- a CDS encoding HDIG domain-containing metalloprotein, which produces MLRTRIRAGPLAGFVLSALFAACFAVLGVGELFIPALSPEMGKPAPVTLRVPYGPRIVRDTHDGSFTLSYEHRRVIVPRGTFLSEHNEDHNAAMAYETVRRMRRPGLGARLASMYAIYLIVCLMLTVYLRRFGQNRVRLLRTQVGMFVLMTGSLIVAKLLLLFTALPEFWMPVAALPLWVAIAFDRRTAFLVEVGVAFIASSLLRFDVVLLSVLLVRGIAATMFFFKRKGSRQLLVAGSLAGIAGAIGFIALTVLFEGSFDLGADLKRWLGSNVLACVGGGLLVGVLGRSLREPAERAMGHVPRDKLLDLTDLEQPLLKKMAAEAPGSWEHARAMANLAEASAAAIGADALLTRVGAYYHDLGKTVQPKYFIENLPHGERSPHEELEPEVSADAIMAHVVMGTKILREGNIPEPVVEFAYTHHGTQVVEYFWHKCVEHGNPKDLTQEHFRYPGMKPQTKETAILMLVDSIEAASRTIWPPEHKKFEEMIQRVMFSKLASGQLDQSGLTIEDLRIMTSRMASTLVNMYHGRIKYPWQRESDRAGHTPAPPTVTPHPTRPATPTPVPASSAPGRDGSAAPPSSSTRGAAPSPSSSARGAVPPPPSSTRGAVPPPPSSTRGAVPPPSSSARGAVAPVVVDEAGGPVKDESPAESVRTPRKTH; this is translated from the coding sequence ATGCTGCGCACGCGTATCCGGGCAGGTCCCCTCGCCGGCTTCGTCTTGAGCGCCCTCTTCGCGGCGTGCTTCGCCGTGCTCGGCGTTGGCGAGCTCTTCATCCCTGCGCTCAGCCCCGAGATGGGCAAGCCTGCGCCCGTGACGCTGCGCGTCCCGTACGGTCCACGGATCGTGCGCGACACGCACGACGGGAGCTTCACGCTCTCTTACGAGCACAGGCGCGTGATCGTGCCGCGCGGCACGTTCCTCTCGGAGCACAACGAGGATCACAACGCCGCGATGGCGTACGAGACGGTGCGGCGGATGAGGCGGCCCGGGCTCGGCGCGCGCCTCGCGAGCATGTACGCCATCTACCTCATCGTCTGCCTGATGCTGACGGTCTACCTGCGTCGCTTCGGGCAGAACCGGGTGCGGCTGCTCCGCACGCAGGTGGGCATGTTCGTCCTGATGACGGGCTCGCTCATCGTCGCGAAGCTCCTCCTGCTCTTCACGGCGCTGCCCGAGTTCTGGATGCCGGTCGCGGCGCTCCCGCTCTGGGTGGCGATCGCGTTCGATCGGCGGACCGCGTTCCTCGTCGAGGTCGGGGTGGCGTTCATCGCGTCGTCGCTGCTCCGGTTCGACGTGGTGCTCCTGTCGGTGCTGCTCGTGCGCGGCATCGCCGCGACGATGTTCTTCTTCAAGCGCAAGGGCTCGCGGCAGCTGCTCGTCGCGGGCAGCCTGGCGGGCATCGCCGGCGCGATCGGGTTCATCGCGCTGACCGTGCTGTTCGAGGGGAGCTTCGATCTCGGCGCCGATCTGAAGCGCTGGCTCGGCTCCAACGTCCTGGCCTGCGTCGGCGGGGGGCTGCTCGTCGGCGTGCTCGGCCGGAGCCTGAGGGAGCCGGCCGAGCGGGCGATGGGGCACGTGCCCCGCGACAAGCTGCTCGACCTCACCGACCTGGAACAGCCGCTGCTCAAGAAGATGGCGGCGGAGGCGCCGGGCAGCTGGGAGCACGCGCGCGCGATGGCGAACCTCGCCGAGGCCTCGGCCGCGGCGATCGGCGCCGACGCGCTGCTGACGCGCGTGGGCGCCTACTACCACGACCTCGGCAAGACCGTGCAGCCCAAGTACTTCATCGAGAACCTCCCGCACGGCGAGCGATCGCCGCACGAGGAGCTCGAGCCGGAGGTGAGCGCCGACGCGATCATGGCGCACGTCGTGATGGGCACGAAGATCCTGCGCGAGGGCAACATCCCCGAGCCGGTGGTCGAGTTCGCGTACACCCACCACGGCACGCAGGTCGTCGAGTATTTCTGGCACAAGTGCGTCGAGCACGGGAACCCGAAGGATCTGACGCAGGAGCACTTCCGCTATCCCGGCATGAAGCCGCAGACGAAGGAGACGGCCATCCTGATGCTCGTCGACTCCATCGAGGCGGCGTCGCGGACCATCTGGCCGCCCGAGCACAAGAAGTTCGAGGAGATGATCCAGCGGGTGATGTTCTCGAAGCTCGCGTCTGGCCAGCTCGATCAATCCGGGCTGACGATCGAGGACCTGCGCATCATGACGAGCCGGATGGCGTCGACGCTTGTCAACATGTACCACGGGCGCATCAAGTACCCGTGGCAGCGCGAGAGCGATCGCGCCGGGCACACGCCTGCGCCGCCGACGGTCACGCCGCACCCCACGCGCCCCGCCACGCCCACGCCCGTCCCGGCGTCCAGCGCGCCGGGTCGGGACGGCAGCGCTGCCCCGCCCTCCTCGAGCACACGGGGCGCCGCCCCCTCGCCCTCTTCGAGCGCGCGGGGCGCTGTCCCGCCGCCCCCCTCGAGCACACGGGGCGCTGTCCCGCCACCCCCCTCGAGCACACGGGGCGCCGTCCCGCCGCCCTCCTCGAGCGCACGGGGCGCTGTCGCGCCCGTCGTCGTCGACGAGGCCGGAGGGCCCGTGAAGGACGAGAGCCCGGCGGAGTCCGTGCGGACGCCGAGGAAGACGCACTGA
- the cdaA gene encoding diadenylate cyclase CdaA: protein MVEGFLRLFSVRPATQVIRDFFDIFIVAYVVYRALLVLRGTRAMQMGLGLGIVFLIYLGAKIFGLTTLLNLLSWLLSSIILIVVVVFQNDIRRALIRVGGSNWFTSGREQQSRVIDEVVAAATELARHRMGAIIAFEQDANVLEFVKSEGIHIDSVVTRELLVSLFVPESVNKLHDGAVLIRDLKIARAGVFFPMPETKILDASLGSRHRAALGITEETDAVVVVVSEERGTISFCFSGNIVSNLDGQSLRHALLGLFGRSSRRRRFAKKVAQVGRASLPTPAARGPAVGATQGAGQAHEPGKPAAAKPAPIEAKPAAPVSKTSSMIKAAVDPDARPMARMSTSTPMRSGAEARAAMGSSADLRAGAGAEARGPGGTAGPQDADRPSERGRPAMVDVPAAAATDSPVPSQRTFVPTGQVAATAASKGSAEGMPPRDEP, encoded by the coding sequence ATGGTTGAAGGGTTCCTCCGCCTCTTCTCGGTGAGGCCGGCGACGCAGGTCATCCGGGACTTCTTCGACATCTTCATCGTCGCCTACGTCGTCTATCGCGCGCTCCTCGTGCTGCGCGGGACCCGCGCGATGCAGATGGGCCTCGGGCTCGGCATCGTCTTCCTCATCTATCTCGGGGCGAAGATCTTCGGCCTGACCACGCTCCTCAACCTCCTCTCCTGGCTCCTCTCCTCGATCATCCTCATCGTGGTCGTCGTCTTCCAGAACGACATCCGCCGCGCCCTCATCCGCGTGGGCGGCAGCAACTGGTTCACGAGCGGACGCGAGCAGCAGTCGCGCGTCATCGACGAGGTGGTCGCCGCCGCGACCGAGCTCGCCCGCCACCGCATGGGCGCGATCATCGCCTTCGAGCAGGACGCCAACGTGCTGGAGTTCGTGAAGAGCGAGGGGATCCACATCGACTCGGTCGTCACCCGAGAGCTGCTCGTCTCGCTGTTCGTCCCCGAGTCGGTGAACAAGCTGCACGACGGCGCGGTGCTGATCCGCGATCTCAAGATCGCGCGCGCCGGCGTCTTCTTCCCGATGCCGGAGACCAAGATCCTCGACGCCAGCCTCGGCTCCCGCCACCGCGCCGCGCTCGGGATCACCGAGGAGACCGACGCGGTCGTCGTCGTCGTCAGCGAGGAGCGCGGCACGATCAGCTTCTGCTTCAGCGGCAACATCGTCTCGAACCTCGACGGCCAGTCGCTGCGGCACGCGCTGCTCGGGCTCTTCGGCCGCTCGTCGCGCAGGCGGCGCTTCGCCAAGAAGGTCGCCCAGGTCGGCCGCGCGAGCCTCCCCACGCCGGCGGCGCGCGGCCCCGCCGTGGGCGCGACGCAAGGCGCCGGGCAGGCGCACGAGCCCGGTAAGCCCGCCGCCGCGAAGCCTGCGCCGATCGAGGCCAAACCTGCAGCGCCGGTCTCGAAGACGTCCTCGATGATCAAGGCGGCCGTGGACCCCGACGCGCGGCCGATGGCGCGGATGTCGACGTCCACGCCGATGCGCTCGGGCGCCGAGGCGCGCGCCGCGATGGGATCCAGCGCCGACCTGCGCGCCGGGGCCGGCGCCGAGGCGCGGGGCCCGGGGGGGACGGCCGGGCCGCAGGACGCGGATCGCCCGTCCGAGCGCGGCCGGCCGGCCATGGTCGACGTCCCCGCGGCGGCCGCGACCGACTCTCCCGTCCCGTCACAGCGCACCTTCGTCCCGACCGGGCAGGTCGCGGCGACCGCCGCATCCAAGGGGAGCGCGGAGGGGATGCCCCCGCGAGATGAGCCATGA
- the folP gene encoding dihydropteroate synthase codes for MLLERRRSVVIMGVLNRTPDSFSDGGRFADEDTALAQIDAMLSEGADMIDIGAESTRPGARPVPDDEQIARIGGSVRDAVRRGAVVSIDTTSPAVAARALDDGAAVVNSISLDSAAELGALCARRGASLVLMHSRGPMSAMAGFSAYPDDAYGDVVADVAREWSSAAARAIEAGLPEGELVLDPGLGFAKNARQSLELCARLRELCALGFPVLVGPSRKSFLARAAASEAAGRGDGGEAPLAPPPDRLGGTVAAALACVARGAAAVRVHDVLPVRQALDVMRAIERAGAGDRRRTDGPVAQGARGDG; via the coding sequence ATGCTGCTCGAACGCCGCAGGAGCGTGGTGATCATGGGGGTCCTGAACCGCACGCCGGACTCGTTCTCCGATGGCGGTCGCTTTGCGGATGAAGATACGGCTCTCGCGCAGATCGATGCGATGCTCTCCGAGGGGGCAGACATGATCGACATCGGCGCGGAGTCGACGCGGCCGGGCGCGCGGCCCGTGCCGGATGACGAGCAGATCGCGCGCATCGGCGGGAGCGTGCGCGACGCGGTGAGGAGGGGAGCGGTGGTCTCCATCGACACGACCTCTCCCGCCGTGGCGGCGCGCGCGCTCGACGACGGCGCGGCCGTGGTCAACTCGATCTCGCTCGACAGCGCGGCGGAGCTCGGCGCGCTCTGCGCTCGGCGCGGGGCGTCGCTCGTGCTCATGCACAGCCGCGGACCGATGTCGGCGATGGCCGGCTTCTCCGCGTACCCCGACGACGCCTACGGCGACGTCGTAGCCGACGTGGCCCGCGAGTGGTCGAGCGCCGCCGCGCGGGCGATCGAGGCGGGCCTGCCGGAGGGCGAGCTCGTCCTCGATCCGGGCCTCGGCTTCGCCAAGAACGCGCGGCAGTCGCTCGAGCTGTGCGCTCGGCTGCGCGAGCTCTGCGCCCTCGGCTTTCCCGTGCTCGTCGGGCCAAGCCGCAAGTCGTTCCTGGCGCGCGCCGCGGCCTCGGAGGCCGCGGGGCGAGGCGACGGCGGGGAAGCGCCGCTCGCGCCGCCCCCCGACCGCCTCGGCGGCACCGTCGCCGCCGCGCTCGCGTGCGTCGCGCGCGGCGCCGCGGCGGTCCGTGTCCACGACGTCCTCCCCGTGCGCCAGGCCCTCGACGTGATGCGCGCGATCGAGCGCGCGGGCGCCGGCGACCGTCGGCGCACGGATGGCCCCGTCGCCCAGGGGGCGCGCGGCGATGGTTGA
- a CDS encoding DUF362 domain-containing protein: MPHDPRRFVDPGPAGRSRRGFLGGLVAGAAGAALLGSRAAFAEEPLSLAATPPPGFTPLSIPGKIVKVTKSNSMQPNGLWPDASAAKVMLERAMAELTGKADLGAAFARFVHKDDRVAIKTNGIAGQKGATMATNKELVLEIVRGVIAAGVPAENVEIFEQYPSFLAGTRCADRSAKPAAEFPAGIRAAVHENKDAVMPSISVCGIPTKFVRPFTEATAVINVSLIKDHSICGYTGCLKNITHGTTINPHSFHEHTASPQIAELYGQDVVKSRVRLHITDGFKLIYDQGPLDKNPKRRVLHESVYATTDPVAMDVIGWGVVEAWRKENGLPTLKEASREPSYIRIAGELGLGVFDKNKIAMREVGL, from the coding sequence ATGCCCCACGATCCCCGTCGCTTCGTTGATCCCGGCCCCGCGGGGCGCTCGCGCCGAGGCTTCCTCGGCGGGCTCGTCGCCGGCGCCGCGGGCGCCGCGCTCCTCGGCTCGCGCGCGGCGTTCGCCGAGGAGCCCCTGAGCCTCGCGGCCACGCCGCCCCCCGGCTTCACGCCGCTCTCCATTCCGGGGAAGATCGTGAAGGTCACGAAGTCGAACTCGATGCAGCCGAACGGCCTCTGGCCCGACGCGTCCGCGGCGAAGGTGATGCTCGAGCGGGCGATGGCCGAGCTCACCGGGAAGGCCGACCTCGGGGCCGCCTTCGCGCGGTTCGTCCACAAGGACGACCGCGTGGCGATCAAGACGAACGGGATCGCCGGCCAGAAGGGGGCGACCATGGCCACCAACAAGGAGCTCGTGCTCGAGATCGTGCGCGGGGTGATCGCGGCGGGCGTCCCAGCGGAGAACGTGGAGATCTTCGAGCAGTACCCGTCCTTCCTCGCTGGCACCCGCTGCGCCGACCGCAGCGCCAAGCCTGCTGCCGAGTTCCCGGCCGGGATCCGCGCCGCGGTTCACGAGAACAAGGACGCGGTGATGCCGAGCATCTCGGTCTGCGGCATCCCCACCAAGTTCGTGCGCCCGTTCACCGAGGCGACCGCGGTGATCAACGTCTCGTTGATCAAGGACCACTCGATCTGCGGCTATACCGGCTGCCTCAAGAACATCACCCACGGCACGACGATCAACCCGCACTCCTTCCATGAGCACACCGCGAGTCCGCAGATCGCGGAGCTCTACGGGCAGGACGTCGTGAAGAGCCGTGTCCGCCTGCACATCACGGACGGCTTCAAGCTCATCTACGACCAGGGCCCGCTCGACAAGAACCCGAAGCGGCGTGTCCTCCACGAGTCGGTCTACGCCACGACCGATCCGGTCGCGATGGATGTGATCGGCTGGGGCGTGGTCGAGGCGTGGCGCAAGGAGAACGGGCTGCCCACGCTGAAAGAGGCGAGCCGTGAACCCTCGTACATCCGCATCGCGGGCGAGCTCGGTCTGGGCGTCTTCGACAAGAATAAAATCGCGATGCGCGAGGTCGGATTGTAG